In the genome of Helicovermis profundi, the window CTTAGTACATTAATTTATTGCTTCTTGTAATAAAAAATCTACGAATTAATAATTCGTAGATTTTTTTATGTAAGCTAAACTAGCTTAAATTATCACTACCTCATGAACTGCAAGCTTCTTGAACTGCTGAAGTTGTATGGTAAATGCCATTAATAACTTCAAGTGAAATTCCAACACTAGCATTTCCATTAATTTCATCAAGTTCTATTCCATCACCATTATCTAGTATAGCTATTTTTTTTGGTCCAATAAATTGTATTCCTACTATTTTCACACTTACCTCCCCCAACAAAGTAAACCCTTCATCACATTTGTTATTTTAAAGAAATATCTTTAATTTTAGTAAACGAATGTTCTTTTTTTAATGAATAGTAAACTGTTTTACCATCTTTTCTTTGATTCAAAAACTTATTATTTCTAAGTATTTTTAGTTGCTGACTAGTAGCAGGAATTGACAAGTTGATTGCCTTAGCAATATCACATACACATAATTCAAGACCATCTAAAATTGCAATTATTTTAATTCTAGTTTCATTACCTAAAATATGATAATAATTTACTATTTCAGAAATACGTATTTCTCTATTTAATTTATCTTCTGCAATTTTTATAAGTTCTTCATGAGTACATAGATAGCTACAACAATTTGCCTCTAAAATTTTATCCATATTATTTCCTTTTTAATTTTGGTGCACAACTAAGTACGTTTCCTTTAACTTCATCTTCTGAAATTGTACCATAAACTTTAACTTTATTAAAGCTTAGTTCTGACACATCAAAATTCACAACCTTTTCTCTAAATTCAGGTGTACAGCAATCACAAGTTTCTGCAATACACTGATTAACTTGCTTTTCAATTGCGTCTTTTGGCATAGACTCTGAAAATTCTATTTCTACATATCCATCTTTTTGAGTAATATTAGCAGGTAATTTTTTTTCATTCATATAAATTCTCCTTTAAATCTCAATAATCATTTTCTTATTTTCGAATATACGAAAATGTTACCACACAAACTAACATAAGTCAATAAAAATAACCACCTACTTAAACCTATACTTAATGAATTAATTCTATATTTCCAAAATATCCTCTTAGTTTTTCTGCATCTCTACTAATAAATTTTTCTTCTTTAACAAATGTCAATATTGATCTTTTTACTTTAGGCATTTTTTCCTACAAACTTATATATGTATTTTGTTCTTTAACTATATTATACACTTCTATCTTAAAAAAAATAAAACATCTTTTAAAATGTTTTATTCAAAGTCTTTCATTTTTCTATACAATGTTGCGACAGAAATTCCAAGTGCTTTTGCTGCCATTTCTTTTGCTAGAGTTGAATTACCATATTTTTTTATTGCCCTTTCAATTAATAATTTTATGTTATATTCTACATTTAACTCTTCAAAATCATCTTCAATAGGGTTTAGTATATCATTTGGTAAATTGTTCAATGTAATCATATCTGTATTTGACATACTCATTGAAAATTCTACAACATTCATAAGCTCTCTAACATTTCCTTTCCACGAATATGATAATAAAACTTTTAGCGCATCATCACTTATTCCACTAATTTTTTTTTCAAGTATATCTGAATAATGTTTCACAAAATAATCAAGTAGCAATTTAATATCACCAATTCTTTCTCTAAGCGGTGAGCTATAAATAGGAATTACTTTAAGCCTATAATAAAGATCTTCTCTAAATTTTCCATTTTTCACAAGCGTTTCGAGTTTCTTGTTAGTAGCTGCAAGAATTCTTATATCTACCTCAATTGGATTAAGACCACCTATTTTGGTTATTTGCTTATCTTGAATTACGCGTAATAATTTTGATTGCAAATGAAGAGCCATCTCTCCAATTTCATCTAAAAAAATAGTGCCACCATCAGCTAATTGGAATTTACCGATTTTACCGCCCTTTTTTGCACCCGAAAATGCTCCTTCATCATATCCGAAAAGCTCAGATTCAATTAAATTTTCTGGAATTGCTGAGCAATTAATCGCAACAAATGGTTCATTCTTTCTTTTGGATGTATTATGAATAAGTCTTGCTATTACTTCTTTCCCCAACTAGATCTTCGAAATCTACATCCATAGAATGTGTATATAGCTCATTCATTTTAACTGCACTATCTTTAATTGATCTAAGGGTAAGTATTGCTCCTTGATCTTTTTGATCTAAAATTACAGGTTTTGAGCTCAAAATAAAATCAAATTTTTTATAAATTTTTACTTCTTTATATTTTATTTCTTCTCTATTTGATAATAAACTTTCAACAAAATTTTCATCTAAAATCTCTTTTAAATTTCTTGGTAATTTTCGTTCAAAGATGTTCTTAAAATTTATATTTGTTTGAATAATCTCACCATCTTTAGAAACAAGAATTAAAAAATAATCTATTGAATTAAAAACTACTTCCATTCTTTTTTTTAATAAAGAAATTTCCTCAAAAGCTTGTTTTTCTGTGATTTTATTAATAATTAACTCAATCATTCTATCTATAAATTTCAAATAATTTTCTTTATTATTAATCATCTTATCTTTATCATAAGGAGAGTTGGCTATAATACCAACACTCCCTAAAACCTTATTAGCATAAAATACTGGAATTCCTATAATCATTTCTACTACACATTGATCCTTTTGGTTGCAATTTAAACAACCTATGTTCTCTTCTTTTGAATTAAATATGATGCTTTTTTTATCCATCATAACTTTAGCTAGCATCGAACTTTTTTTTATACAATCATTTTGAGAGATAGAAACAAGATTGCTATCACCAATTACTCTAAGTTTGTTATCAACAATTAATACATCAAGTTCTAAAACACCACCTATGATATTTGCAGTTTGCGAAACATACTCAGATATTAGTTTAAGTGATACCATATTTTCGTCGAGTAGACAACTCTCGACTCCACCTCCTTATTTAGCAAGGGTAGTCTATTTGCCCCTCACAGAACCCAACGTGCCCTATTAAGGCATTAGGCTCTTCATATAATTCTTACAAAATTACCATATATCCACATAAATCTTAGGTTCTTTTATTGGAAAATGCTCCAATAATAATCTATAACGTTTAACATTCAAATAACTTCTTTGACTACGTCTTGTTAAAACTTTATAAAACGCTTCTAGTATGAACCTTCGAAAGTTAACAAGGCTTCTATAGTTTCCAGATATACCATAATATGCATAGTGACCAATTAATTTCTTATTTATTTTCTTAATAAGTTCAGGTATTCCTATATGCATATTTACTTTCAACCAATTTTTAACATTTGCCTTCTTAACTTTTAATTTCTTCATACTTGTTTTATGCATCACTCTATATCTACCGGTAAGCGTTTTACCATTAATATGTGTGAAACCAAGAAAATCGAAGCTTTCAGTTTTACCATCCAAACTATTATCTCTAGCGAATCTACCAAATTTTATTATCTTACTTTTATCTTCTGATAATTCCAATCCAAATTTATTTAATCGCTTTATTAACGATTGATAGAATTTATTTGCTTCATTTTCATACTGAAAGAAACACACAAAGTCGTCTGCATATCTTACGATATAAGCGTCACCTTTAAGTTTTGATTTTACAACTTTTTCAAACCAAATATCAAGTACATAATGCAAGTAAACATTTGCAAGTACTGGCGATATTATTCCTCCTTGAGGTGTACCTTTATCACTTTCATAGTAATTCATTTCCTCAATTATTCCTGCTTTTAGGAATCTTTTGATATATCTAATAAAATTTTTATCTTCAATATCATGTTCGAGAAACTTTATTAACCACTTATGGTCTACATTATCAAAGAAGCCCTTAATATCCGCATCTACAATGAAATTAATTTTCTTTCTCATTATTATTTCATTAACTTTCTTTATTGCTTGATGAGCATTTCGGCCTTTTCTGAAACCATATGAGAAATTGTAAAACTTATTTTCATATATTTCATCTAATATATTTCTCATTGAACCTTGGACAAGTTTATCCTCATACGAAGGTATACCCAATGGACGCATTTTATCACTTGCATCTTTTGGAATATAGGTTCTTCTAACTGCTTTTGGCTTATAACTAAATCTTTTCATTCTACTAATTAGATTACTCACATTATCATCTAAATTTGCATCATAACTTTCTTTTGTTATGCCATCAATACCTGCTGTCTTCCCTTTGATTTGCCTATTATGTTCTTCCTTAATAGTCTTTTCATTAACGTAGTGCATTAAAGTTTGAACCTTTTTATGCTTTCTTGTTAATTTTGCTATTCCACTAAACTCATTTTCCATCTTTTCTTTACCTCTAGTGTAATTGATGTTTCATCTAACAAAACGATTTATATGTTAGTCCCTTCCCTCCACCTTCGTTACGGGTTTCATTAGTACTATGAACTAATCCGACTTCTTATATATCTTTTCCAATACCTTAGATTAAATGATCCTTGTGTACTAGATACTCCTTTGAAAAAAAAACATTAGAGAACATATAAGATCTCACAGGTATGCAGTGTGTAACACTCTTAGACTCGCCATGCTCTAGGACCCCGGTGGACTTAAGTTATTCTCGCATTTTACGAACAACTTATTTTGCTTACTATCGAGGTGACAATATCAGCTTCCACTTTCTATAATCTAACGAGGCTCAATCACTTCACGCTTTCGCATTACGGCTCGAATAGTTTCTTGTCTACGCTTAAACCTTATCTCGCGACTTCGGCTCCAAGACTAGATACTAGCGATTTGCTAAATCTTACTAGGTTGGATTTCCACCAACTATACACACGACACCGAACTGTCGCACCACCTCTTTTTTATAAATAATCTACTGAAGTTTGATTTAACTTTTATTTATTTACATAATCTAATATATCATCTTTTGTCATATGTGAAAATCCCATTTTTTCAAATGTTCTTCCTTCTTCAAAATAATCAACATCATTATAAGCAGAAGCAATACGAATACAGGATTCCATAATTGGCGCATGTATAGATAATAATTTAGAGAATTCGTAAATTGGAACTAATAAATTTGGAACATCTTCCGTTATATATCTACTTTTAGAAGAATCTGGAGCAGAGTGAATTTTACCATGAGTAACTGATGTTTTATTAAATTCATAAACTGACTTCGCATCTGAATTATATAAAGAATTCATCATATCTAATTCAGATTTTAACGTTAAACCTAAATCAGCACCAATTTTTATTCTTTCATTTTCCATTTTTTCAGATGCTCTATCAGTTGCAGGTGATACACAATCAGAATAATAATTAAATTTACCTTTAAAATTTTCGAGTAACCCAATATTTAATGTTGTTATTAAAGGATGTCCACCAAAGTTAATATTTTCAAAACCAGCTTCAATCACATTACTTAATGCTTTTATCTCTATTGGAAAAAACTCATTAATTTTGTTAAGAACTTGAGACTCTTTGTTTTTTGGTAAGACTCCTGCATATATAAATTCTTTAATTCCCATTATTCCAATTGTACCCGGTTCAAATAATCTACATGCCCATGGAATAGTCATTGCATCAACATATGTCATTTCTAAATCATTATAGCCCATTTTTTTCCTTTTATTTTCTAATACTAGACTAGCAAAATTACCTGGCATTGAAAAAAGTATATGATTATTACTTAAATAAGGTAACATTAATTCAAAAAGTTTTTCCTGAGCAAAAGATGGAACAATCATCACAATCATACTAGAATATTCTATTGCTTCTCTAATTGATGTTGTAACTTTTTTAATGTGTTCAAATCCATGCAAGATTAAATTTACACCCTCCACATTTTTTATTGCTTTAACTCCTCCACTTTCTTCTATTGCCTTTATTTGTTTATCAAATTCTACTTGATCATAAAGACAAACATCATGACCAATTTTAGAAAAATGATATGCAGCTGTAACACCACCATTACCAGCCCCAATTATCGTTATTTTACTCATATAATACATCTCCTTTTACATTAATAGTTTCTAGTACACTCCAAAAATATTTGTGAATAAAACAATTAACGGTAATGCAATTAAAGTTTTTTCGATAAAAAGGATAAATAAATGTTTTATATTTAAAGGTATTTTTGATCCAATAAGTACAGCACCCATTTCTGATAGATAAACAATTTGTACTAAAGACAAAATACCAATAATAAATCTTGTTTTTGCAGCGATAATTGAGCTACCAACAATAGCTGGTAAAAACATATCTGCAAATCCTATTATAGTTGCAGGAGCAGCACTAAATGCTTCTGGTACGCCTAGAATATTTAGATAATAACCCATTGGATATGAAACCCATGTGAAGATTTGTGTATACTCTGATAACATAAGAGCGACTATAGCAATTGTCATAATAGTTGGTGCAAGTGATAAAAATAAATCCACATAAGTTCTTGTTCCATAAATTACTACCTCTTTAACTCCTCCACCTTTTCTAGCTTGTAAAACAGATTTTCTAAATGCCCAAGAGTATTTATTTATTCCTTTAGGAGCAATTTCATCTGTTTGATATTCAATATCGTTATAAGTTGATTCATCAAATGTAGACAATGGAGGAATTCTTACCATGATTATCGTAGACAAAATACCTACTAAAACCAAAATCCCATAAAATATCATAAATTTATCGCCAACTTTAAGAGTATTTGCTATTACTAGGCAAAATGGAAGTGACACTGCTGAAAACATTGTTGCTATAACTGCTGCTTCTTTTGCATTATAGTGTCCAGATACATACTGGCGAATGGTAATTAATATTCCCGTACTATTGCCACCAATCCATGATGTCACTAAATCCACAGTACTTCTTCCTGGTAATTTAAATAAAGGATATGTAAGTCCTCTAAAAATTGTTCCGGTAAAATCCATAATTCCATAATCAGATATTAATGGTATTGTATAACATGTAATAAAAAATGTAACAAAAATTGTGAACATCAAGTCCATCGCTAGGAATCCTGTATTTCCATTAGTCACCATAGCAAATATTGTTCCTTCAGGCTTCAAAATAAGTATTATTGAAAATATAATTGATAATACTCTTATAATTAATCCTATAATACCTACTTCAAAAATTCCTGACCAAAATCTACTTTTGGAAATAAATTTCAATTTTACAGCTTTATGAACTAATGTTATTGAAGATGATAGCAAAACTACCATATAAATAATGCTCATACCAAAAGGTTTAAAAATATTTTTAAAAAAATTTATTAAATAACCTAGAGGGATATTAACGGACCCATCTCTAATAATCGGAAATAGAAACAAAAATACCCCTATCAATGATGGAATTAGAAATTTTAAATAATCTTTACTACTCAATTTTTCATCATTTTTTTCATTATAATCTAATATATTTTTCTCCATAAATGAATCCTCCTCTTAAATAACAAATAATATCTTAGTCGCGACTATTTAACATATGTATATATTGTTATTGCAAAATTCATGCCATTTATAAAAAGGCTATTTATCTACATTCTATTTAATAAATACAAAAAAAATTCTCAAATTAAGAATTTTTCGCAATTTGAGAATAATATATTCTGTTATTTATTAAGCAACTCCATCTCTTCTTCACTAATCTCTCTATACTCACCATTTTTTAGATTTTCATCTAACTCTAAATTCGCCATCTTGATTCTTTTTAAATATGTTACATGTTTTCCACTTGATTTAAACATTCTTTTTACTTGGTGATATTTGCCTTCTTCTATAGTTACATGAATTTCACTTTCATTTTCACCTGAATTAATTATATCAAGTATCGCAGGTTTTGTAATATATTCATCGTTGATATTAAGTCCCTTTTTAAATTCACTTACATCATTTTCATCTATTGGAGCATCAATTAAAGCATAATATGTTTTTGGAACATGCTTTTTTGGAGATAGTAAATTATAGCTAAATTTACCGTCATTCGTAATTAATAGTAGTCCTTCTGTATCTATATCAAGCCTTCCAACTGGAAAAGGATTAAAGCTTTTATAAAAATCATCTAGTAAGTCAATTACTGTTTCATATGAATTGTCTTTTGTGGCTGATACGACTCCAGCTGGCTTATTCATGATTAGGTATATATTCTTTTTATATATAATTCTTTCTCTAAATAATTCAACAAGGTCCTTTTCTATATCAACTTTTGTTGTAGCCGCTTTTACAACTTCTCCATTCACTTTAACATTTCCATATTTTAAGTATTTTTTTATTTCACTTCTTGAACCG includes:
- a CDS encoding ArsR/SmtB family transcription factor, with the protein product MDKILEANCCSYLCTHEELIKIAEDKLNREIRISEIVNYYHILGNETRIKIIAILDGLELCVCDIAKAINLSIPATSQQLKILRNNKFLNQRKDGKTVYYSLKKEHSFTKIKDISLK
- a CDS encoding sigma-54 interaction domain-containing protein, whose amino-acid sequence is MGKEVIARLIHNTSKRKNEPFVAINCSAIPENLIESELFGYDEGAFSGAKKGGKIGKFQLADGGTIFLDEIGEMALHLQSKLLRVIQDKQITKIGGLNPIEVDIRILAATNKKLETLVKNGKFREDLYYRLKVIPIYSSPLRERIGDIKLLLDYFVKHYSDILEKKISGISDDALKVLLSYSWKGNVRELMNVVEFSMSMSNTDMITLNNLPNDILNPIEDDFEELNVEYNIKLLIERAIKKYGNSTLAKEMAAKALGISVATLYRKMKDFE
- the ltrA gene encoding group II intron reverse transcriptase/maturase; amino-acid sequence: MENEFSGIAKLTRKHKKVQTLMHYVNEKTIKEEHNRQIKGKTAGIDGITKESYDANLDDNVSNLISRMKRFSYKPKAVRRTYIPKDASDKMRPLGIPSYEDKLVQGSMRNILDEIYENKFYNFSYGFRKGRNAHQAIKKVNEIIMRKKINFIVDADIKGFFDNVDHKWLIKFLEHDIEDKNFIRYIKRFLKAGIIEEMNYYESDKGTPQGGIISPVLANVYLHYVLDIWFEKVVKSKLKGDAYIVRYADDFVCFFQYENEANKFYQSLIKRLNKFGLELSEDKSKIIKFGRFARDNSLDGKTESFDFLGFTHINGKTLTGRYRVMHKTSMKKLKVKKANVKNWLKVNMHIGIPELIKKINKKLIGHYAYYGISGNYRSLVNFRRFILEAFYKVLTRRSQRSYLNVKRYRLLLEHFPIKEPKIYVDIW
- a CDS encoding NAD/NADP octopine/nopaline dehydrogenase family protein; the encoded protein is MSKITIIGAGNGGVTAAYHFSKIGHDVCLYDQVEFDKQIKAIEESGGVKAIKNVEGVNLILHGFEHIKKVTTSIREAIEYSSMIVMIVPSFAQEKLFELMLPYLSNNHILFSMPGNFASLVLENKRKKMGYNDLEMTYVDAMTIPWACRLFEPGTIGIMGIKEFIYAGVLPKNKESQVLNKINEFFPIEIKALSNVIEAGFENINFGGHPLITTLNIGLLENFKGKFNYYSDCVSPATDRASEKMENERIKIGADLGLTLKSELDMMNSLYNSDAKSVYEFNKTSVTHGKIHSAPDSSKSRYITEDVPNLLVPIYEFSKLLSIHAPIMESCIRIASAYNDVDYFEEGRTFEKMGFSHMTKDDILDYVNK
- a CDS encoding YjiH family protein; this translates as MEKNILDYNEKNDEKLSSKDYLKFLIPSLIGVFLFLFPIIRDGSVNIPLGYLINFFKNIFKPFGMSIIYMVVLLSSSITLVHKAVKLKFISKSRFWSGIFEVGIIGLIIRVLSIIFSIILILKPEGTIFAMVTNGNTGFLAMDLMFTIFVTFFITCYTIPLISDYGIMDFTGTIFRGLTYPLFKLPGRSTVDLVTSWIGGNSTGILITIRQYVSGHYNAKEAAVIATMFSAVSLPFCLVIANTLKVGDKFMIFYGILVLVGILSTIIMVRIPPLSTFDESTYNDIEYQTDEIAPKGINKYSWAFRKSVLQARKGGGVKEVVIYGTRTYVDLFLSLAPTIMTIAIVALMLSEYTQIFTWVSYPMGYYLNILGVPEAFSAAPATIIGFADMFLPAIVGSSIIAAKTRFIIGILSLVQIVYLSEMGAVLIGSKIPLNIKHLFILFIEKTLIALPLIVLFTNIFGVY